The DNA region TACTCGTTTTCATAGTCAACATACTTGGTCCAGAGAGGCCGGAACTGGGTGATGGCTATGTCGAGCCATGGCTTCATATTTCCATTAAAGTGTATGACTGCAGCATTGTTGATCTCATCCACGCTTATGCTGGGATTGTATCCGAGCCCCAAAACATGCCAAGATTTGTCAAGCGGCTTCGTGGTTGAGTAGTAAGTGATGAGACCTGGAGGCAACGTGCCTAGCTTCCACAATGTTCGATTTTCATTCTGCAAGAGATAACACAGGTATAAGTATGGGCAAATAACTAAGTTGCACAAAGAACAAACGATGTAACATGGTGTTTCTGAATGCGTATTCTCACCAGATTCTGCCAGTAATGGTATTCCTCAGTGCACTTCTCCCTCCTCCAAGCATCCAAGTCGAAGAAGTTCATACCATAAGCCCACGCGCATGCCTTGGGACTAAACTTGGCTTTAATCAGCGGGTGGGAGAAGTTCATATATTGGGCATATCGATGGAAAGATCCAAAACACGTCTCCACAGCACCATTCACCTTTCCGTCCATATCAATCTTCCAGAGCCCGGTTAAGTCTCTTTGAACGACTATGTCATCATCCAAGAATAAAATCTTGTGTAGCTTCGGGTACATTTCTGGCAAATAGAACCTTAGATGGTTCAGTATGGATAGATACTTCGGATTCCTGAACTTCATATTGGTTGTATCCTTTGTCGCATTCTCAAGCTTATTCTCAAAGTAGAACTGCTGTAACTTAGCGGACTCGAGCTGTTTTAACACTGGCACGTAAGAAGAGTTGAGAAATTTATAATCCTCCACAGCCTTCACCTCAATATGGGCACCGCTATAGTCCTTCATCTTAAACATCACCTGCATAGCCCCGAGATTCATTTTGTCTGTCACCACATGGAACACATGCTTCCATGGCTCCTTCGTGTTTTTCACAGCCGAGTTTACCACCACAGAAGCAGCAATCACGTTGTCGGAGAAAATAGCGTAATGATAAAGCTTTGGGTCTTCAAACTCTGGCTTAGGGGGGTTAGCCTCATCTGTATACTTCTCGTGATGAGCGATTCTCTCTTCCATCAATCTCAAAGCCAAGCAATGCAAGCTCTTGGGAATCGACTTGGCAGCAATCAAGCTTGAAAAAGCACCTTGCTTCTTAGCTTTTGTCAACTGTTCATTCAAAGCAAAGATGGTATCCTTCAACTTGTGAATCTTCAACTGATTATCAAATGATTCTTTCGCCTCTGCAATCACTTGCCTAGTCAGCTTGATCCGTTCCTTCACCTCCTTCTCAAATCTCCTCAACACCAATTCATCAATCGAATTTGCATCCGAACCAAACAAGGCTCGGTACACAGGTTTCGAGATCAGATCAGTATAATTCCGAGATAGATCAGCAAAAATCCTAACCACTTTCGAGTTTTCAAGCTTCAGCTTCCGTGCATAGGAGGCATAGGCTAATGCTAAAGATCTGTGATCATCTGCTTGTTTACGGATCTGATCCAACCTCGGCTTCAACGGATCCGATTTTAATGCCAAAATTGATCTCCGAAGAGATTCCGATTTGGATCCAAATGAACTAAAAGAAGAGCCCTGGAAAAATGCAGAGACTTAAAATTCAGTACATTCCAAACTAAAGCAACATCGAGCTGAATTACTTCATAAATCGAAGTCAAGCACTCGAATTTGAATTTAAACTTAAACAATCATATCATAAGCTTGAAAGCTCAACAACAAAGGCAGCATTAATTGAAACAAAAATAACGAAAACAAGCAATTCAGCATAATCACAACAACTATAAATGCATCCAGTCATACAGAAATGGAACCTATAAACCCTACAAATCAAAatctaattaaaaataacatcaaAATTAAAGGAGAAAACTAACAAATAGTAAGAATCAACAACACAAAAACTCACGAATCCGAGATCGGCGGGGGACGAGGAGGTAGTGAGCATAAGCGACGCCGTAAGGAGAAGCGAAACAGCGACGGTCACGAAACCGGCGAAGTATTTGAGTCGGAGCATTGAGCTTCGGAATGTGCGCCCGGAAGCCCGATCCGAACTCGCATTCCGGTGGATCCGGCCCGAATTGGAGGCCATTGATTCTCTGCAACTTcgcgtgtgtgtgtgttagtGACAGTGAGTCGATGAGCTTTTTCAGATTTGGAGGAAAAATAGTTGAGTGGTTATGATATGGTGCGGCGGGGTTGATTGGAAGATCTGGAACTGCACGCTTTGGGAGTGTTGTACAGCGTTAAGGGTGTGAAATTATTGTCCTTAATGTACAAGTTTTAATGCGGAGCAGGTGGAAGTGGAACCCGGCGGGGGGAGGTGTGGAAAGAGAAAAGGCCGGCAATTTGTTGTCGGTGATAAATATAATCAAGTGGTTTAgatttagggcatccacaatgggacggatgtcccagcggacatcccgacatactttccaaaaacacctcctgccacgtcataagagcatctcactgcactgtcacgtcataaggacatcccactacacaatgacggacatcatCAAGGACAttccgacggacatccacaaaaacaataaaaaaattgggacgttcgccgggacgtccgtcgtgtcaacgcaatggcggacgttccAACTGACGTCCCGGAAAGttgcggaactccggtgtccgcaacggacgtccgtatccatatgcatgctgcctaatggcggacgtcccgcacgccgggacatccgccattatggatgctcttagattAATCATAGAGCAAATAGTGGATAACCTGATTTTGATTTACTTGATTGCTAGTAgtagattttaaattatattaagATCTAGTATGAAATATGAATGATATGTATTTAAAGTATAATATATCGAATTTAAAATCTGAACATAAATCATAAAATGattgatttaaataaatttgCAGTAAGTTATAATTTCAGTATTGATATGatataatagtatatttatGTGACTTTATCGGTGATGATtgcgcgaatttttgatgttagtaaatgctggtagagaataaagactacgacacaaagaatttacgtggttcgatttactgaagtaaatctacgtccacgggaagaagggagggcaagattgtattgcttgatctgggattacagcttacaacacagacttgctatatggtattttatctctagagagcttaacccttttctatctgatctaagttctatttatacattgaactaggatcgtggtttgcagccccactaacaagatcgtgggtgagcaataactgctcaataactgcttcgtaccactaaatagatcgtgggtatagtggaggtcgtggaggcctttcatgagtccactaactcctagttcggtcgaatgctgagaccgaactgctggacttcaccgatcagctcttgccgatctgagaggagagcttgactggtcggcttttaccgagctgtaggctgagtccgaactctttggtcgtgccgaactctttggtgccgaacagatactctttcttgggctctgggctgatgggccgtcactgttattgggcttgccattagggtttagttcgtaccccatcactaccccccccgaaaagcgaagtgaatcacttcggcgaggtgagtcacttcggcattctggataacggtaagggggaggctgacgtcaggggacgtgccttgcgcgtgcctgcattaaatgcgacagtaaaatccggccgttgaatcctgaaaaggtgggattcgaaacagcgcaacgatctcgaaatcttttccgaatctgataaatatgctc from Salvia splendens isolate huo1 chromosome 9, SspV2, whole genome shotgun sequence includes:
- the LOC121749784 gene encoding galacturonosyltransferase 8-like; this translates as MASNSGRIHRNASSDRASGRTFRSSMLRLKYFAGFVTVAVSLLLTASLMLTTSSSPADLGFGSSFSSFGSKSESLRRSILALKSDPLKPRLDQIRKQADDHRSLALAYASYARKLKLENSKVVRIFADLSRNYTDLISKPVYRALFGSDANSIDELVLRRFEKEVKERIKLTRQVIAEAKESFDNQLKIHKLKDTIFALNEQLTKAKKQGAFSSLIAAKSIPKSLHCLALRLMEERIAHHEKYTDEANPPKPEFEDPKLYHYAIFSDNVIAASVVVNSAVKNTKEPWKHVFHVVTDKMNLGAMQVMFKMKDYSGAHIEVKAVEDYKFLNSSYVPVLKQLESAKLQQFYFENKLENATKDTTNMKFRNPKYLSILNHLRFYLPEMYPKLHKILFLDDDIVVQRDLTGLWKIDMDGKVNGAVETCFGSFHRYAQYMNFSHPLIKAKFSPKACAWAYGMNFFDLDAWRREKCTEEYHYWQNLNENRTLWKLGTLPPGLITYYSTTKPLDKSWHVLGLGYNPSISVDEINNAAVIHFNGNMKPWLDIAITQFRPLWTKYVDYENEYVQACNFGL